Proteins from a genomic interval of Diceros bicornis minor isolate mBicDic1 chromosome 34, mDicBic1.mat.cur, whole genome shotgun sequence:
- the CACNG8 gene encoding voltage-dependent calcium channel gamma-8 subunit, translated as MEMENSLLNQQIQGVKAGDHGHPLTLSPRSLLLAAPSPAPPARPPHFCLRCAPPTAGTAPPPLPRWWPTAPRLPVVKLESLKRWNEERGLWCEKGVQVLLTTVGAFAAFGLMTIAISTDYWLYTRAFICNTTNLTAGDDGPPHRGGSGSSEKKDPGGLTHSGLWRICCLEGLKRGVCVKINHFPEDTDYDHDSAEYLLRVVRASSIFPILSAILLLLGGVCVAASRVYKSKRNIILGAGILFVAAGLSNIIGVIVYISANAGEPGPKRDEEKKNHYSYGWSFYFGGLSFILAEVIGVLAVNIYIERSREAHCQSRSDLLKAGGGAGGSGGSGPSAILRLPSYRFRYRRRSRSSSRSSEPSPSRDASPGGAGGPGFASTDISMYTLSRDPSKGSVAAGLAGAGGGGGGAYGGAAGGAGGGGGAGAERDRGGAPGFLTLHNAFPKEAGGGVTVTVTGPPAAPAPAPPAPAAPAPGTLAKEAAASNTNTLNRKTTPV; from the exons ATGGAGATGGAAAACAGTCTTCTAAACCAGCAGATCCAAGGGGTCAAAG CTGGCGACCATGGCCACCCTCTGACCCTCTCCCCGCGCAGCCTCCTCCTcgctgccccctccccagccccgccGGCCCGGCCCCCCCACTTCTGCCTGCGCTGTGCCCCCCCCACCGCCGGCACGGCCCCGCCCCCGCTGCCCCGGTGGTGGCCCACGGCCCCCCGGCTGCCCGTGGTCAAACTGGAGTCGCTGAAGCGTTGGAACGAAGAGAGGGGGCTGTGGTGCGAGAAGGGGGTGCAGGTGCTCCTGACGACGGTGGGCGCCTTCGCCGCCTTCGGCCTCATGACCATCGCCATCAGCACCGACTACTGGCTCTACACGCGCGCCTTCATCTGCAACACCACCAACCTCACGGCCGGCGACGATGGCCCCCCCCACCGCGGAGGCAGCGGCTCCTCGGAGAAGAAGGACCCCGGCGGCCTCACGCACTCAGGCCTCTGGAGGATCTGCTGCCTGGAAG GGCTGAAAAGAGGCGTCTGCGTGAAGATCAACCATTTCCCGGAGGACACGGACTACGACCATGACAGCGCGGAGTATCTGCTCC GAGTCGTCCGGGCCTCCAGCATCTTCCCCATCCTCAGCGCCATCCTGCTGCTGCTCGGGGGTGTGTGCGTGGCAGCCTCCCGGGTCTACAAGTCCAAGAGGAACATCATTCTGGGCGCAGGGATCCTGTTCGTGGCAGCAg GCCTGAGCAACATCATCGGCGTGATCGTGTACATCTCGGCCAACGCGGGCGAGCCGGGCCCGAAGCGGGACGAGGAGAAGAAGAACCACTACTCGTACGGCTGGTCCTTCTACTTCGGCGGGCTGTCGTTCATCCTGGCCGAGGTGATCGGCGTGCTGGCCGTCAACATCTACATCGAGCGCAGCCGCGAGGCGCACTGCCAGTCTCGCTCGGACCTGCTCAAGGCCGGCGGGGGCGCGGGCGGCAGTGGCGGGAGCGGCCCCTCGGCCATCCTCCGTCTGCCCAGTTACCGCTTCCGCTACCGCCGCCGCTCCCGCTCTAGCTCCCGCTCCAGCGAGCCGTCGCCGTCGCGGGACGCGTCTCCCGGCGGCGCCGGGGGCCCGGGCTTCGCCTCCACGGACATCTCCATGTACACGCTCAGCCGCGACCCGTCCAAGGGCAGCGTGGCCGCGGGGCTGGcgggggccggcggcggcggcggaggggCGTACGGCGGCGCGGCGGGGGGCGCggggggcggcggcggggcgggcgCCGAGCGGGACCGCGGGGGGGCGCCCGGCTTCCTCACGCTGCACAACGCCTTCCCCAAGGAGGCGGGCGGCGGCGTCACGGTCACGGTCACCGGGCCGCccgccgcgcccgcgcccgcgccgccCGCGCCCGCCGCGCCCGCCCCCGGGACCCTGGCCAAGGAGGCCGCCGCCTCCAACACCAACACGCTCAACAGGAAAACCACGCCCGTGTAG
- the CACNG6 gene encoding voltage-dependent calcium channel gamma-6 subunit produces the protein MNMSFHPPRLRELGPSLLLPQSQESECPDLSSWISDPRRFPSHPGALLGSASFAPEPHRPATRMMMWSNFFMQEEDRRRAAAGQRRAQGQHKSWLTPEQEGKIKLVLLLITVGATLAVLAVGTEFWVELNTYKINGSAVCDAAHLGLWKVCTKRLWQADMPAGRETCGPAELPGEANCTYFKFFTTGENEHVFQRTIKKEVNLAAAVIAVLGLAVMALGCLCIIMVLSKGAQFLLRVGAICLGLSGLLLLVSLEVFRHSVQALLQRVSPEPPPPPALTYEYSWSLGCGVGASLVLLLGGGCFLLLTLPPWPWGSLCPKWGHRAT, from the exons ATGAATATGTCCTTCCATCCGCCAAGACTCCGGGAACTGGGCCCCAGTCTTCTCCTCCCTCAGTCCCAGGAGTCCGAGTGCCCAGATCTCTCCTCCTGGATTTCAG ACCCCAGGCGCTTCCCTTCCCACCCCGGAGCCCTCCTCGGCTCTGCCTCCTTTGCACCTGAGCCCCATCGGCCGGCCACAAGGATGATGATGTGGTCCAACTTCTTCATGCAAGAGGAGGACCGGCGGCGAGCGGCCGCGGGCCAGCGGCGGGCTCAAGGGCAGCACAAGTCCTGGCTGACGCCGGAGCAGGAGGGAAAGATCAAGCTGGTGCTGCTGCTGATCACCGTGGGCGCCACGCTGGCCGTGCTGGCCGTGGGCACCGAGTTCTGGGTGGAACTCAACACCTACAAGATCAACGGCAGTGCTGTCTGCGACGCTGCCCACCTGGGGCTGTGGAAGGTGTGCACCAAGCGACTGTGGCAGGCCGACATGCCAGCGGGCAGAGAGACCTGTGGCCCGGCGGAGCTGCCTGGAG AAGCAAACTGCACCTACTTTAAGTTCTTCACCACAGGGGAGAATGAACACGTCTTCCAGAGAACCATAAAGAAAG AGGTGAATCTGGCGGCTGCAGTGATAGCAGTGCTAGGCCTGGCAGTCATGGCCCTGGGGTGCCTCTGTATCATCATGGTGCTCAGCAAAGGTGCACAGTTCCTGCTCCGAGTTGGAGCCATCTGCTTGGGCCTCTCAG gCCTGCTGCTGCTGGTCAGCCTGGAGGTGTTCCGGCATTCCGTACAAGCCCTGCTGCAGAGAGTCAGCCCcgagcctcccccacccccagccctgaccTACGAATACTCCTGGTCTCTGGGCTGTggtgtgggggccagcctggtcctGCTGCTGGGGGGCGGCTGCTTTCTCCTGCTCACCCTgcctccctggccctggggctcacTCTGTCCCAAGTGGGGGCACAGGGCCACCTAG